Below is a window of Verrucomicrobiia bacterium DNA.
TTATCCGCGACATCCTGTTGTCCTATCCCGATTTTTCGCCGGCGAGGGCGCACATCCACATTCCAAATACCCTGCCTGCCGTGATGGCAAATCGCGCGGCCATGACACAGGTGGTTTCGAACGTGCTGGGCAATGCGGTGAAATTTGTTGAACCCGGCGTGTTTCCGAACGTAGAGATTACAGCCGAAACCACAGCAGAACGGGTGCGTCTTTCGTTCCGTGACAACGGCATCGGCATCGAACCCGAGGCGCAGGAAAGAATTTTCAAAATGTTTCAGCGGCTGAATCGAACGGAGCTCTATGAGGGAACCGGAATCGGTCTCGCGATCGTGCGCAAAGCGATGGAGCGGATGGGCGGTTCAGTCTCGCTGGAATCCACACTCGGCGAGGGCAGCACGTTTCACATCGATTTCAAACCAGCCACCACTCCATGACGCCAGCGCCCATACTCCTCGTCGAAGATGACGAAAACGACATTTTCTTTTTCACGCGAGCCGTGCAACTCACAGCCACGGACAGGCCTCTGCAGGTGGTGAAGGACGGCATGCAGGCAATGGAATACCTGGGCGGCAAAGGGAATTTTGCCGACCGCCAGAAATACCCATTCCCTGGAGTTGTCATTCTCGACCTCAACCTCCCCCGCAAACCGGGACTTGAGGTGTTGAAATGGATTCGCCAACACACTGAATGGTCAGGAATTCCCGTGGTCGTATTGACGTCATCCAGCTCCGACCTGGATGTGACTGTGGCATATCGGTTGGGAGCAAATTCCTACTTTGTTAAGCCGACGGATCCCGACGCGTTGACCGACCTCTTGCGGGTCTTTCAAGAATACTGGTTCAAGTGGGGCCGTGTTCTGCCAGTGCCAAGCGTTTGAGCGCCTTGCCGTCCCGGGGCGCCTGCATCGCGTCAAACGTCGATGATGTCGCCGCGGCCGGGTGGCACGGGCGGCGGGGCGGACGACGGACTGGATTCTGCCTGCGGCTGGACATACTGCTGCTCCTTCCATCGACGCGCGAGCACCAGCAGCACGCATCCAGTCCAGGTGGGAAGCATTCCCACCGCGGGGATGAACTCAGCGACGAATGTCGGCAGAAACAGGATGTGGAATCCGATCGTGGCGCTCACCAGGATCATTGCAATGACGTCCGTGAACTGATCGAGAAAAAACCAGCCCCACGCGCCCGTAGCAATCTGAAACGCATCGGCCGCCATCGCAATGACCAGCGCTGCGAGCATGCGCGAGCGGGTCAACGCGGGTTTCAACAGGCGGTATTCCATTTGGTTTCCCTGTAACTAACCCGTTCCGCCCGCCTGTGCAAGGAGCACATCCGCCGCAGCGCAATTCGCGTAAACCCGTTTGCCTCCTTCCCGTTTTGGTTGCGCCTCCGGCCCGCTGTTTCGTGGTCATGGATGTTTGGCGGCAGGATCAGCGTTCCTCCGGTTCCGTGTCCAAGAACAATGGCAAGATGCGGCCGTGCGGTAACACGCAGAACTTGGACCTTGAACTTTAAACGTCGAACTTTGAAGCTTGCCGCGCTATGGCCATCGCCGATCTGCGGAGAGAATACAATTTTGCCGGGCTCCGCCGCGCCGATCTCGAACGCGATCCCATCTCGCAATTCCAACGCTGGTTCGAACAGGCAGCAGGGCGGCGCACATCAGGCAAACTCCGGCGCTTCCTCATTCGCAACTACAAGACCCTGCTCCAGATTGCCGGGGCGGAACCCATGGATGTCAACGCGGCCACGCTAGCCACGGTCGACAAGGCCGGCCGCCCCTCGGCTCGCATTGTTCTTCTCAAGGGCGTGGATCACCGCGGCTTCATTTTCTACACAAATTACGGCAGCCGCAAAGGTCGTGAACTGCTCGAGAA
It encodes the following:
- a CDS encoding response regulator yields the protein MTPAPILLVEDDENDIFFFTRAVQLTATDRPLQVVKDGMQAMEYLGGKGNFADRQKYPFPGVVILDLNLPRKPGLEVLKWIRQHTEWSGIPVVVLTSSSSDLDVTVAYRLGANSYFVKPTDPDALTDLLRVFQEYWFKWGRVLPVPSV